A single genomic interval of Saccharothrix saharensis harbors:
- a CDS encoding LLM class flavin-dependent oxidoreductase, which yields MKNIGFLSFGHWSDTPHSRTRTAADALLQAVDLAVAAEELGADGAYFRVHHFARQLTAPFPLLAAIGARTERIEIGTGVIDMRYENPMYMAEDAGAADLIAGGRLQLGISRGSPEQVIDGWRYFGYRPGDGDTDADMARKHAEVLLKVLEGGGFAEPNPRPMFPNPPGLLRLEPHSAGLRDRIWWGAGSNATAVWAAERGMNLMSSTLKNDEGGAPFHVQQAEQIRAFRKAWSEAGWSREPRVSVSRSIFALTSDLDRAYFGADGGSTDKIGYIDADTKAIFGRTYAAEPDVLVEQLAGDEAIAEADTLLLTVPNQLGVDYNAHVLESILTHVAPALGWR from the coding sequence TTGTTGCAGGCCGTCGACTTGGCGGTGGCGGCGGAGGAGCTGGGCGCGGACGGCGCCTACTTCCGGGTGCACCACTTCGCCAGGCAGCTGACCGCGCCGTTCCCGCTGCTGGCCGCGATCGGCGCGCGGACCGAGCGCATCGAGATCGGCACCGGTGTGATCGACATGCGGTACGAGAACCCGATGTACATGGCCGAGGACGCGGGTGCCGCCGACCTCATCGCCGGTGGCAGGCTCCAGCTCGGCATCTCGCGGGGATCGCCGGAGCAGGTCATCGACGGCTGGCGGTACTTCGGCTACCGGCCCGGTGACGGCGACACCGACGCCGACATGGCCCGCAAGCACGCCGAGGTGCTGCTGAAGGTGCTGGAGGGCGGGGGCTTCGCCGAGCCCAACCCGCGCCCGATGTTCCCCAACCCGCCGGGGCTGCTGCGCCTGGAACCGCACTCGGCGGGCCTGCGCGACCGCATCTGGTGGGGCGCCGGCTCCAACGCGACCGCCGTCTGGGCGGCCGAGCGGGGCATGAACCTGATGAGCTCGACGCTGAAGAACGACGAGGGCGGTGCGCCGTTCCACGTGCAGCAGGCCGAGCAGATCCGGGCGTTCCGCAAGGCGTGGTCGGAAGCCGGGTGGTCACGCGAGCCGCGCGTCTCGGTGTCGCGCAGCATCTTCGCGCTGACCTCCGACCTGGACCGGGCCTACTTCGGCGCGGACGGCGGCAGCACGGACAAGATCGGCTACATCGACGCCGACACCAAGGCCATCTTCGGCCGCACCTACGCCGCCGAACCCGACGTCCTGGTCGAGCAACTGGCCGGGGACGAGGCCATCGCCGAAGCCGACACCCTGCTGCTGACCGTGCCCAACCAGCTCGGCGTCGACTACAACGCCCACGTGCTGGAGAGCATCCTCACCCACGTCGCCCCCGCGCTCGGCTGGCGCTGA
- a CDS encoding arylamine N-acetyltransferase family protein has product MRAEDQWESDRLDVDTYLERLGITGPLDPTPGTLRLLHRAHVTTIPFENLDVVLGRGVDLDLGAMQAKLLESRRGGYCYEHNLLFAALLERLGYRVTRLHARPDLQYPKPLPRTHMALRVELEDGTAYLADVGFGDSGPLDPVPFADGEVSEQAGWTYRLTEEPDRAQPWCLHLRRGDEWFPVYRFTLEAHHRIDAVVANHFISTHQRSPFVGRVFLERIAEQWRLNLNNRTLTLRHADGGREESSVDDDRFGDVLADRFGIVLNDSELKSVLAVLPD; this is encoded by the coding sequence ATGCGCGCCGAAGACCAATGGGAGTCCGACCGACTCGACGTCGACACCTACCTGGAACGGCTCGGGATCACCGGGCCGCTCGATCCGACACCGGGAACCCTGCGCCTGCTGCACCGCGCGCACGTCACGACCATCCCGTTCGAGAACCTGGACGTGGTGCTCGGCCGCGGCGTCGACCTCGACCTCGGCGCGATGCAGGCGAAGCTGCTGGAGAGCCGGCGCGGCGGCTACTGCTACGAGCACAACCTGCTGTTCGCCGCCCTGCTGGAACGGCTGGGCTACCGCGTCACGCGGCTGCACGCCCGGCCGGACCTGCAGTACCCCAAGCCGTTGCCGCGGACCCACATGGCCTTGCGCGTGGAGCTGGAGGACGGCACGGCCTACCTCGCCGACGTGGGATTCGGCGACAGCGGCCCGCTGGACCCGGTGCCGTTCGCCGACGGCGAGGTGTCCGAGCAGGCGGGCTGGACGTACCGGCTGACCGAGGAACCCGACCGCGCCCAGCCGTGGTGCCTGCACCTGCGCCGCGGCGACGAGTGGTTCCCGGTCTACCGGTTCACGCTGGAGGCGCACCACCGCATCGACGCCGTGGTGGCGAACCACTTCATCTCCACCCACCAGCGCTCGCCGTTCGTGGGCCGGGTGTTCCTGGAGCGGATCGCCGAGCAGTGGCGGCTCAACCTGAACAACCGCACGCTGACCCTGCGCCACGCCGACGGCGGCCGGGAGGAGTCGTCGGTGGACGACGACCGGTTCGGCGACGTGCTGGCCGACCGGTTCGGCATCGTGCTGAACGATTCGGAGCTGAAGTCGGTGCTCGCGGTGTTGCCGGACTGA
- a CDS encoding citrate synthase: MDEEQQVVPTGSDERYLTTAEVARRLGVKTETVYAYASRGMLRSARLPGRRGSFFAQAEVEEFVARGRDERQPSGAVERIRTELTLLDDDRLSYRGHLATDLAASHGFESVATLLWTGELGDPERFPTDVPLVDAVRAALAALPDTARTTDRFKVATAVLGATDPLRFDLSERAVVRVGRRLVAVLADALPGPSGGGDRIAQRLAGKLGDRPVDPGLLDLALVLLADHDLAVSTVAVRVAASARAHPYAAVSAGLGAADGQYHGVASTLAYRFLRDAADDPLGALAERQRTGGVPGFGHRIYRERDPRADALFTALRRHGDAREVMAVVDAVTPGAGTFPNVDLALAALAHAFDLRPDAGEAIFALARCAGWLAHAIEEYREPGLRFRPVGVYTGRRPQR, from the coding sequence ATGGACGAGGAGCAGCAGGTCGTGCCGACCGGGAGTGACGAGCGTTACCTGACCACCGCCGAGGTGGCGCGGCGGCTCGGCGTGAAGACCGAGACCGTCTACGCCTACGCCAGCCGCGGCATGCTGCGCAGCGCCCGGCTGCCGGGACGGCGGGGGAGCTTCTTCGCGCAGGCCGAGGTCGAGGAGTTCGTGGCCCGGGGCCGCGACGAACGCCAACCGTCCGGCGCGGTCGAGCGGATCCGCACCGAGTTGACCCTGCTGGACGACGACCGGCTGAGCTACCGCGGCCACCTCGCCACCGACCTCGCCGCGTCGCACGGGTTCGAGTCGGTCGCCACGCTGCTGTGGACCGGCGAACTCGGCGATCCCGAACGGTTCCCGACCGATGTGCCGCTCGTGGACGCGGTCCGCGCCGCGCTGGCAGCCCTGCCGGACACGGCGCGGACGACGGACCGGTTCAAGGTCGCCACCGCCGTGCTGGGCGCGACCGACCCGCTGCGGTTCGACCTGTCCGAACGGGCGGTCGTCCGCGTCGGCCGGCGGCTGGTCGCCGTGCTCGCCGACGCCCTGCCGGGCCCGTCCGGTGGCGGTGACCGCATCGCCCAGCGGCTGGCGGGCAAGCTCGGGGACCGGCCCGTCGACCCCGGGTTGCTCGACCTGGCGCTGGTGCTGCTGGCCGATCACGACCTGGCCGTGTCGACGGTCGCCGTGCGCGTGGCCGCCAGTGCCCGCGCCCACCCGTACGCCGCGGTGTCGGCCGGCCTGGGTGCGGCGGACGGCCAGTACCACGGCGTCGCGAGCACCTTGGCGTACCGGTTCCTGCGTGATGCGGCGGACGACCCGTTGGGCGCGTTGGCCGAACGGCAGCGCACCGGCGGCGTGCCCGGCTTCGGCCACCGGATCTACCGCGAGCGCGACCCCAGGGCGGACGCGCTGTTCACCGCGTTGCGCCGGCACGGCGACGCCCGCGAGGTCATGGCCGTGGTGGACGCGGTCACGCCCGGCGCGGGCACCTTCCCGAACGTCGACTTGGCGCTGGCGGCCCTGGCGCACGCGTTCGACCTGCGCCCGGACGCCGGTGAGGCGATCTTCGCGCTGGCCCGCTGCGCCGGGTGGCTCGCGCACGCGATCGAGGAGTACCGGGAGCCCGGCCTGAGGTTCCGGCCGGTCGGCGTATACACCGGAAGGCGGCCACAGCGGTGA
- a CDS encoding citrate/2-methylcitrate synthase has translation MDAPAGLRDVVVTTTELGDVRGGEGFYHYRGYSAVELARTRTLEDVWFLFLEGRLPDAAERARFAEDVAALRHVPDEVRDVLPAIARAGDGSAPLAGLRTALSLLAAARGLPPVWDATPERRRADAVLVSAVTPTILAALHRLRAGLPPLEPRAELSAAANWLYLVTGEVPDGARVAAVQSYLVATVDHGFNASTFTARVVASTGSDVVSAVAAAIGAFVGPLHGGAPDRALDSLDEIGSPDRVDAWVRAKVSSGDRIMGFGHAVYRTEDPRARMLRDIALDLGRRGFDPGLAEFATAVERRVVDVLAELKPGRELYANVEFYAGVVMEQCGIPRSMFTPTFAASRVIGWSANVLEQAAGGKVIRPAARYVGPPAPRPLPVCETSPVGS, from the coding sequence ATGGATGCACCGGCTGGCCTGCGCGATGTCGTGGTCACCACCACCGAACTGGGTGACGTGCGTGGCGGCGAGGGCTTCTACCACTACCGCGGCTACTCGGCGGTCGAGCTGGCCCGGACCCGGACGCTGGAGGACGTCTGGTTCCTGTTCCTGGAGGGCCGGTTGCCCGACGCGGCCGAGCGCGCCCGGTTCGCCGAGGACGTCGCCGCCCTGCGGCACGTGCCCGACGAGGTGCGCGACGTGCTGCCCGCGATCGCCCGCGCCGGCGACGGGTCCGCCCCGCTGGCGGGACTGCGCACCGCGTTGTCCCTGCTCGCCGCCGCCCGCGGCCTGCCGCCGGTGTGGGATGCGACGCCCGAGCGCCGCCGGGCCGACGCGGTGCTGGTCAGCGCGGTGACGCCAACCATCCTCGCCGCGCTGCACCGGTTGCGCGCCGGGCTGCCACCCCTGGAGCCGCGCGCCGAGCTGTCCGCGGCGGCGAACTGGCTCTACCTGGTCACCGGCGAGGTACCCGACGGGGCGCGCGTCGCCGCCGTGCAGAGCTACCTGGTCGCCACCGTCGACCACGGGTTCAACGCCTCGACGTTCACCGCGCGGGTCGTCGCGTCCACCGGGTCCGACGTCGTCTCGGCGGTCGCCGCGGCCATCGGCGCGTTCGTCGGCCCGCTGCACGGCGGCGCGCCGGACCGCGCGCTGGACAGCCTGGACGAGATCGGTTCGCCCGACCGGGTCGACGCCTGGGTGCGGGCCAAGGTGAGCTCCGGCGACCGCATCATGGGCTTCGGGCACGCCGTCTACCGCACCGAGGACCCGCGGGCCCGGATGCTGCGCGACATCGCACTCGACCTCGGCCGGCGTGGCTTCGACCCGGGGCTGGCCGAGTTCGCCACCGCGGTCGAACGCCGCGTGGTGGACGTCCTCGCCGAGCTGAAGCCGGGGCGTGAGCTGTACGCGAACGTCGAGTTCTACGCCGGAGTCGTGATGGAGCAGTGCGGCATCCCCCGGTCGATGTTCACGCCGACGTTCGCCGCGAGCCGGGTCATCGGCTGGTCGGCCAACGTGCTGGAGCAGGCCGCAGGCGGCAAGGTCATCCGCCCGGCCGCCCGCTACGTCGGCCCACCCGCCCCACGACCGCTGCCGGTGTGCGAGACGAGTCCGGTGGGGAGCTGA
- a CDS encoding VOC family protein yields MACHLVALRFGAHDPLGLARFWAGVLGWEPTDSPQAGIALRPDDDTGFPLRFVASREPKTGQNQLHFDLTSASAEDQRRTVARALDLGARHVDIGQSPEETHVVLADPEGNEFCVIAPGNDFLAECGFLGALSCDGSREVGYFWSEALSWPLVWDQDEETAIRSPHGGPKITWGGPPLRPKAGRNRLRFDLAPAVPGGRRSEVDRLVALGATLVGDDPDRTGLVLLTDPDGNEFSLSPQ; encoded by the coding sequence ATGGCTTGTCACCTCGTCGCGCTGCGGTTCGGCGCGCACGACCCGCTCGGCCTCGCGCGCTTCTGGGCCGGTGTCCTGGGCTGGGAGCCGACCGACAGCCCCCAGGCCGGCATCGCGCTCCGGCCGGACGACGACACCGGGTTCCCCCTCCGGTTCGTCGCGAGCCGGGAGCCGAAGACCGGGCAGAACCAACTGCACTTCGACCTGACCAGCGCGTCCGCCGAGGACCAGCGGCGGACCGTGGCCAGGGCGTTGGACCTCGGGGCCCGGCACGTCGACATCGGCCAGAGCCCGGAGGAGACGCACGTCGTCCTCGCCGACCCCGAGGGCAACGAGTTCTGCGTGATCGCGCCGGGCAACGACTTCCTCGCCGAGTGCGGCTTTCTCGGTGCGCTGTCGTGCGACGGCTCGCGGGAGGTCGGGTACTTCTGGAGCGAGGCACTGTCCTGGCCGCTGGTCTGGGACCAGGACGAGGAAACCGCGATCCGCTCACCGCACGGCGGCCCGAAGATCACCTGGGGCGGCCCGCCGCTGCGCCCGAAAGCGGGCCGGAACCGACTGCGCTTCGACCTCGCCCCGGCTGTGCCCGGTGGCCGGCGGTCCGAGGTGGACCGGTTGGTCGCGCTCGGGGCGACCCTCGTCGGCGACGACCCCGACCGGACCGGCCTGGTGCTCCTGACCGATCCCGACGGCAACGAGTTCTCCCTCTCGCCGCAGTGA
- a CDS encoding helix-turn-helix domain-containing protein, which yields MDDHQDRTLDAVGPRLKHLRLRREITLTELADETGISASTLSRLESGLRRPTLEQLLPLARFHGVTLDDLVGAPPTGDPRINLRPIPCDDGSTILPLTRRPGGIQAYKFVLPAGEDDRRPDLRTHEGYDWVFVLNGTLRLVLGEHDLLLKPGEAAEFDTRTPHWFGATSSGPVEFLSLVGRQGERAHVRVAP from the coding sequence ATGGACGACCACCAGGACCGCACGCTCGACGCCGTCGGGCCCAGGTTGAAGCACCTGCGACTGCGCCGCGAGATCACGCTGACCGAGCTCGCGGACGAGACCGGGATCTCCGCCAGCACGCTGTCCCGGCTCGAATCGGGCCTGCGCCGGCCCACGCTGGAACAACTGCTCCCGCTCGCGCGGTTCCACGGCGTCACCCTCGACGACCTCGTGGGCGCGCCACCGACCGGCGATCCCCGCATCAACCTGCGCCCGATCCCGTGCGACGACGGGTCGACCATCCTGCCCCTGACCCGAAGACCGGGCGGCATCCAGGCGTACAAGTTCGTCCTCCCCGCCGGCGAGGACGACCGCCGGCCGGACTTGCGCACCCACGAGGGCTACGACTGGGTCTTCGTCCTCAACGGCACGCTGCGCCTGGTCCTCGGCGAGCACGACCTCCTGCTCAAGCCGGGCGAAGCCGCCGAGTTCGACACCCGGACCCCGCACTGGTTCGGCGCCACCAGCTCGGGCCCGGTCGAGTTCCTGAGCCTGGTCGGTCGGCAGGGTGAACGCGCGCACGTGCGGGTGGCGCCATGA
- a CDS encoding class I SAM-dependent methyltransferase: MPEFDQDYWRQHWREAGADRQRGGSAPNPYIVGETEGSTPGTALDAGCGTGAEAVWLASRGWHVTAADISPEALARAAERAASTEAADRVRWVEADLTTWAPDARFDLVTTHYAHPSMPQIAFYDRISGWVAPGGTLLIVGHLHTPHATEHQHGHGHGHGHGHQPPAEASATLADITAILDDAEWQVVTAEERTRTVEGRAAPLHDVVVRATRRR, translated from the coding sequence ATGCCGGAATTCGACCAGGACTACTGGCGGCAGCACTGGCGTGAGGCCGGCGCCGACCGACAGCGGGGCGGCAGTGCGCCGAACCCGTACATCGTCGGTGAGACCGAGGGGTCGACGCCGGGCACGGCGTTGGACGCCGGGTGCGGCACCGGCGCGGAGGCCGTCTGGCTCGCGTCCCGGGGCTGGCACGTCACAGCGGCCGACATCTCCCCGGAAGCCCTCGCCCGCGCCGCCGAACGGGCCGCGAGCACCGAGGCGGCCGACCGGGTGCGGTGGGTGGAGGCGGACCTCACCACGTGGGCCCCGGACGCGCGGTTCGACCTGGTGACGACGCACTACGCCCACCCGTCGATGCCGCAGATCGCGTTCTACGACCGGATCTCCGGCTGGGTCGCGCCCGGTGGCACCCTCCTGATCGTCGGGCACCTGCACACCCCGCACGCCACCGAGCACCAGCACGGGCACGGGCACGGGCACGGGCACGGGCACCAGCCTCCCGCCGAGGCATCCGCCACCCTCGCCGACATCACCGCGATCCTGGACGACGCCGAGTGGCAGGTCGTCACCGCCGAAGAGCGCACCCGCACGGTGGAGGGCCGAGCGGCGCCGCTGCACGACGTCGTCGTTCGCGCCACGCGCCGCCGCTGA
- a CDS encoding PucR family transcriptional regulator — protein MPPTRRTSAPAASTLTGIAEMASRDAQGVPADLLDGYLEELDGISTTRKSFRPEQLRVRREVGARAAERGISLHGVIDLHLSATWLAWRSLSGVRRATGADAVRAAGEAVFKAADAAVTAIAEGYEEAQRWAVRREESFRREFVDDLLDGRNLGQLAERAERFGLRLAGSTVVAAVRSAQPLVDGGEVARAVETSLNLRPDSRDVLVTTKEGLLVCVAPDTMTDVPDEFVRQVAAALGPDTSWRVGLGRAHPGPGGVVRSFEQARYALDIAERLGLPGRLHKAVDLLVYRVLLRDRAALEDLVSVVLQPLRGARGGAEPLMETLAAYFANGQVAAACARQLHLGVRTVTYRLQRVADLTGYSVDDPAQALSLHVAVLGAKLLDWPASAEDTP, from the coding sequence ATGCCACCGACCAGGAGGACGTCCGCACCCGCGGCGAGCACGTTGACGGGCATCGCGGAGATGGCCAGCCGCGACGCGCAGGGCGTGCCCGCCGACCTCCTCGACGGGTACCTGGAGGAACTGGACGGGATCAGCACCACCCGGAAGTCGTTCCGGCCCGAGCAGCTCCGGGTCCGCCGCGAGGTCGGGGCGCGCGCGGCCGAGCGGGGCATCTCGCTGCACGGGGTCATCGACCTCCACCTGAGCGCCACGTGGCTGGCGTGGCGGTCGTTGTCCGGTGTGCGGCGGGCGACCGGCGCGGACGCCGTCCGGGCCGCGGGTGAGGCGGTGTTCAAAGCCGCCGACGCGGCCGTCACGGCGATCGCCGAGGGCTACGAGGAGGCGCAGCGGTGGGCGGTGCGCCGGGAGGAGTCGTTCCGGCGGGAGTTCGTCGACGACCTGCTCGACGGGCGCAACCTCGGGCAGTTGGCCGAACGGGCGGAGCGGTTCGGGCTGCGGCTGGCCGGCAGCACGGTGGTGGCGGCGGTCCGCTCCGCGCAGCCGCTGGTCGACGGCGGCGAGGTGGCGCGGGCGGTGGAGACGTCGCTGAACCTGCGCCCGGACTCGCGGGACGTGCTGGTCACCACCAAGGAGGGCCTGCTCGTCTGCGTCGCCCCGGACACCATGACCGACGTGCCGGACGAGTTCGTGCGCCAGGTGGCCGCGGCGCTGGGGCCGGACACCAGCTGGCGGGTCGGGCTCGGCCGCGCCCACCCGGGGCCCGGCGGCGTGGTGCGCTCGTTCGAGCAGGCCAGGTACGCCCTGGACATCGCCGAACGGCTGGGCCTGCCCGGACGCCTGCACAAGGCCGTCGACCTGCTGGTCTACCGGGTGCTGTTGCGCGACCGGGCCGCGTTGGAAGACCTGGTGTCGGTCGTCCTGCAGCCGTTGCGCGGCGCGCGGGGCGGCGCCGAGCCGCTCATGGAGACGCTGGCGGCCTACTTCGCCAACGGCCAGGTGGCGGCCGCGTGCGCCCGGCAACTGCACCTCGGCGTCCGCACGGTCACCTACCGCCTCCAGCGCGTCGCCGACCTCACCGGGTACAGCGTCGACGACCCGGCGCAGGCGCTGTCGCTGCACGTCGCCGTGCTCGGTGCGAAGCTCCTGGACTGGCCCGCGTCCGCCGAAGACACTCCCTGA
- a CDS encoding DUF3040 domain-containing protein, whose product MRWALWFSLVGLLLAAAARTPPVATALATGLVTAGYGARHRYRARLRHHHDRLRLRAIERRLEAEDPQFAARLRSPTDPRPGPPTAHRHVPAHPDRGRADRPTGWLTAAAVLGVLLTAIGLVGDPGLAVVGALIAVGGVGLLVLPAGRSGPR is encoded by the coding sequence ATGCGGTGGGCGCTGTGGTTCTCGCTGGTCGGCCTGCTCCTCGCCGCGGCCGCCCGAACCCCGCCCGTGGCCACCGCCCTGGCCACGGGGCTGGTCACCGCCGGGTACGGCGCACGCCACCGGTACCGGGCACGGCTGCGCCACCACCACGACCGGCTCCGCCTGCGGGCGATCGAGCGGCGGTTGGAGGCCGAGGACCCGCAATTCGCCGCCCGCCTGCGCTCGCCGACCGACCCGCGCCCCGGACCACCCACCGCACACCGCCACGTCCCGGCCCACCCGGACCGCGGACGGGCCGACCGGCCGACCGGGTGGCTCACCGCGGCGGCCGTGCTCGGGGTCCTGTTGACGGCGATCGGCCTGGTGGGCGATCCGGGCTTGGCCGTGGTCGGTGCGTTGATCGCGGTCGGCGGCGTCGGCCTGCTCGTCCTGCCCGCGGGGCGGTCCGGCCCCCGCTAG
- a CDS encoding proprotein convertase P-domain-containing protein, with amino-acid sequence MSRWTSGSWVDVKHPNRGDLTLDLVAPDGTASLLEDVPGGDSGGLIDAWSLRFGPG; translated from the coding sequence ATGAGTCGGTGGACCTCCGGGTCGTGGGTGGACGTCAAGCACCCGAACCGGGGCGACCTCACGCTGGACCTCGTGGCGCCGGACGGCACGGCCTCCCTGCTGGAGGACGTTCCCGGCGGCGACAGCGGCGGCCTGATCGACGCCTGGAGCCTCCGGTTCGGCCCGGGCTGA
- a CDS encoding DUF5684 domain-containing protein, whose amino-acid sequence MNQTDSSLFLIPALIGLAIGIFMIAAVWKVFTKAGQPGWAAIVPIYNLYVQLKIVGRPGWWLILFIIPFVNVVMALIVSIDLAKSFGKGAGFGVVGLFLFGIVGYPVLGFGSATYRGPAAA is encoded by the coding sequence GTGAACCAGACCGACTCGTCCCTCTTCCTCATCCCGGCCCTCATCGGCCTGGCGATCGGGATCTTCATGATCGCCGCCGTCTGGAAGGTCTTCACGAAGGCGGGTCAGCCGGGGTGGGCGGCGATCGTCCCCATCTACAACCTCTACGTGCAGCTCAAGATCGTGGGCCGGCCCGGGTGGTGGCTGATCCTGTTCATCATCCCGTTCGTCAACGTCGTCATGGCGTTGATCGTGTCGATCGACCTGGCCAAGTCGTTCGGCAAGGGCGCCGGGTTCGGCGTCGTCGGCCTGTTCCTGTTCGGGATCGTCGGCTACCCGGTGCTCGGCTTCGGCAGCGCCACCTACCGCGGCCCCGCGGCGGCCTGA
- a CDS encoding carbohydrate-binding protein, translated as MPSSRLSHRPRLRRAAVALVAAGALLAPAAPVSAAAADPGTPVAQPTPDSPISGRAVPALRGDAARAAAGERLSEQVLKRGEDFAASHERQQAATVPLPPWSGSLHTVWGAFPTVVSDGAQATHTVNPGISIPPGNPDVVYAPTLVPSGKTCIEVTTFYWQGGNGVGAWDWCAASPGFAAVAWIDATFLSTYTTSFQGLPAYTVLDVQTNAVTNSWTAYLYNYTTSTWDALFTSADTSKLVDPHGGWSMFEVYTEYNPATGEGYYCTETYGTQFHAANLQVKVNGTWTSLTTANSSVTPPGSVSSTDFGCYGLSFTLQTANSHWQVSH; from the coding sequence GTGCCGTCTTCACGTCTGTCACACCGTCCGCGGCTGCGCCGCGCGGCGGTCGCGCTGGTTGCCGCCGGTGCGCTGCTGGCGCCCGCCGCGCCCGTGTCGGCCGCCGCGGCGGACCCGGGGACACCGGTCGCCCAGCCGACGCCCGACTCGCCGATCAGCGGCAGAGCGGTGCCGGCGCTGCGCGGTGACGCGGCCAGGGCCGCGGCGGGCGAGCGGCTCAGCGAGCAGGTCCTCAAGCGGGGCGAGGACTTCGCGGCGAGCCACGAGCGGCAGCAGGCGGCGACCGTGCCCCTGCCGCCGTGGAGCGGGTCCCTGCACACCGTGTGGGGCGCGTTCCCGACCGTCGTCTCCGACGGCGCGCAGGCCACGCACACGGTCAACCCCGGCATCAGCATCCCACCGGGCAACCCCGACGTGGTGTACGCGCCGACGCTCGTCCCCAGCGGCAAGACCTGCATCGAGGTCACCACGTTCTACTGGCAGGGCGGCAACGGCGTCGGCGCGTGGGACTGGTGCGCGGCCTCGCCCGGCTTCGCCGCGGTGGCGTGGATCGACGCCACGTTCCTGAGCACCTACACCACGTCGTTCCAAGGCCTGCCCGCGTACACCGTGCTGGACGTGCAGACCAACGCGGTGACCAACTCGTGGACCGCCTACCTCTACAACTACACGACCTCGACCTGGGACGCGCTGTTCACCAGCGCCGACACCAGCAAGCTGGTCGACCCGCACGGCGGCTGGAGCATGTTCGAGGTCTACACGGAGTACAACCCGGCCACCGGCGAGGGCTACTACTGCACCGAGACCTACGGCACGCAGTTCCACGCCGCCAACCTCCAGGTCAAGGTCAACGGCACCTGGACGTCGCTGACCACGGCCAACTCGTCGGTGACACCGCCGGGCAGCGTGTCCAGCACCGACTTCGGCTGCTACGGGCTGTCGTTCACGCTGCAGACGGCGAACAGCCACTGGCAGGTCTCGCACTGA
- a CDS encoding GNAT family N-acetyltransferase — MTDLSASIESAEQLAHVWRGMVLDRDPDADVRDLPGIAVRWADCRFAFWNCVTLTDVGADAELVEQRLHEVADLMRAKRRPGFLWLFEDLLTDDARAALGAAADRAGLRHAFPGTGMAGDLLPLADPTHPDLTFVRVTTDDQLLAYADLNSRAYGFPLEDGRDGLAGSTLWKRDVHAYLGLRDGVPVTCAGAVEADGRLFVALVATDPDCHRLGYGEAVTRKVLFEGGRATGLTRATLHATPAGAPVYRRIGFEPNSTVHFYGLAG; from the coding sequence ATGACCGACCTGTCGGCCTCGATCGAATCGGCGGAGCAGCTCGCCCACGTCTGGCGCGGCATGGTCCTCGATCGCGATCCGGACGCCGACGTGCGGGACCTCCCCGGCATCGCCGTCCGCTGGGCCGACTGCCGGTTCGCGTTCTGGAACTGCGTCACGTTGACCGACGTCGGCGCGGACGCGGAGCTGGTCGAGCAGCGCCTCCACGAGGTCGCGGACCTCATGCGCGCCAAGCGGCGACCCGGGTTCCTGTGGCTGTTCGAGGACCTGCTGACCGACGACGCGCGCGCCGCCCTCGGCGCGGCCGCCGACCGCGCCGGGCTCCGGCACGCCTTTCCCGGCACGGGCATGGCGGGCGACCTGCTGCCGCTGGCCGACCCGACCCACCCCGACCTGACGTTCGTCCGCGTGACGACCGACGACCAGCTGCTGGCCTACGCCGACCTGAACTCGCGCGCCTACGGCTTCCCGCTGGAGGACGGCCGTGACGGCCTCGCGGGTTCCACCCTGTGGAAGCGGGACGTGCACGCGTACCTGGGCTTGCGCGACGGCGTGCCGGTGACGTGCGCGGGCGCGGTCGAGGCGGACGGCCGCCTGTTCGTCGCGCTCGTCGCCACCGACCCGGACTGCCACCGGCTGGGCTACGGCGAGGCCGTGACGCGGAAGGTCCTGTTCGAGGGCGGCCGGGCCACCGGCCTGACCAGGGCCACCCTGCACGCCACCCCGGCCGGCGCGCCCGTGTACCGGCGGATCGGCTTCGAGCCCAACTCGACCGTGCACTTCTACGGCCTCGCGGGCTGA
- a CDS encoding MerR family transcriptional regulator: MRIGELSRRTGVSERALRYYEEQGLLHPERRPSGYRVYRDADVPQVRRIRVLLAAGLGIAQIAQALPCLTDDDLPAPTCPELVAELVKHRDRIGEAIDELETTRANLDTIIGADRRAG; the protein is encoded by the coding sequence ATGCGGATCGGGGAGCTGTCACGGCGGACCGGCGTCAGCGAACGCGCGTTGCGCTACTACGAGGAACAGGGGTTGCTGCACCCCGAACGCCGCCCCAGCGGCTACCGCGTCTACCGCGACGCGGACGTGCCGCAGGTGCGCCGCATCCGGGTCCTGCTGGCCGCCGGGCTGGGCATCGCGCAGATCGCCCAGGCCCTCCCGTGCCTGACCGACGACGACCTGCCCGCCCCGACCTGCCCGGAACTGGTCGCCGAGCTCGTCAAGCACCGCGACCGGATCGGCGAGGCCATCGACGAGCTCGAGACGACCCGCGCCAACCTCGACACGATCATCGGTGCCGACCGTCGGGCGGGCTGA